The Pseudomonas asiatica genome has a segment encoding these proteins:
- a CDS encoding DUF2878 domain-containing protein has translation MSRRWLLANALWLQAGWWLCVLGAEKTFLSLLVIPGLAVHLSLCPDVHAEVKALLRVTPVGCVLDSVLGALGVFGFDTWPLPLWLALLWLVLASGMRHSLAWADRHWRLGALVGAVGGPLAYLSGARLANVDLPMGTLETGLLLVPIWAATLPLLARLAVRC, from the coding sequence ATGAGCCGTCGCTGGCTGCTCGCCAATGCCTTGTGGCTACAGGCTGGCTGGTGGCTATGCGTATTGGGGGCCGAAAAAACCTTCCTGTCGTTGCTTGTGATTCCTGGCCTGGCCGTGCACCTGAGCCTGTGCCCGGACGTCCACGCAGAGGTCAAGGCGCTGTTGCGCGTAACGCCGGTGGGATGTGTGCTGGACAGCGTGCTGGGCGCGCTGGGCGTGTTCGGTTTCGACACCTGGCCACTGCCGCTGTGGCTTGCACTGCTGTGGCTGGTGCTGGCCAGCGGCATGCGCCACAGCCTGGCATGGGCCGACAGGCACTGGCGGCTCGGTGCGCTGGTGGGTGCAGTTGGCGGCCCTCTGGCCTATCTGAGCGGGGCGAGGTTGGCAAATGTCGACTTGCCCATGGGCACGCTGGAAACCGGCCTGTTACTGGTGCCGATATGGGCCGCTACCCTGCCCTTGCTCGCGCGCCTCGCGGTGCGGTGCTGA
- a CDS encoding SAM-dependent methyltransferase: MSNPTLSVSKFAGLGPLFGGLARNAVLASLGRLRHGHLRLLSHGQQWSFGDADSPLQAEVEILDDITWSLIAGNGSIGAGEAYIHGYWRSPDLALVTRLFVANLEVLDTLEGGLARFGRPALRLQHKLNRNSRRGARRNILAHYDLGNALFERLLDPTMMYSAARFEHPEQTLEQAQLHKLERICQKLELCPADHLLEIGCGWGSLAIHAATRYGCKVTTTTLSEAQYSHTLQRVQALGLEQRVKVLREDYRDLQGTFDKLVSIEMIEAVGHRYLPVYFRQCASLLKPDGLMLLQAITIRDQRYAQARRSVDFIQRYIFPGGALPSLSVLLETASRHTALNLLHMEDFGQDYARTLRHWRENLRQARAALTDLGYDDMFQRLWEFYLCYCQGGFEERAIGVAHLLWAAPQARRAPLPGSA; the protein is encoded by the coding sequence ATGTCGAACCCCACCCTGAGCGTTAGCAAGTTCGCCGGCCTCGGGCCGTTGTTCGGTGGCCTGGCACGAAACGCCGTGCTCGCCAGCCTGGGCAGGCTGCGCCATGGCCATTTGCGCCTGCTCAGCCACGGGCAGCAATGGAGCTTCGGTGACGCCGACAGCCCGCTGCAGGCCGAGGTGGAAATCCTTGATGACATCACCTGGAGCCTGATAGCCGGCAATGGTTCGATCGGTGCTGGCGAAGCCTACATCCACGGCTATTGGCGAAGTCCCGACCTGGCGCTGGTGACTCGCCTGTTTGTCGCAAACCTTGAGGTACTTGACACCCTCGAGGGTGGCCTGGCCCGCTTCGGCCGCCCTGCCCTGCGGTTGCAGCACAAACTCAACCGCAACAGCAGGCGCGGTGCCCGCCGCAATATCCTGGCGCACTACGATCTGGGCAATGCCCTGTTCGAGCGGCTGCTGGACCCCACCATGATGTATTCGGCAGCCCGGTTCGAACACCCTGAACAGACGCTGGAACAAGCTCAGTTGCACAAGCTGGAGCGCATCTGCCAGAAGCTGGAACTGTGCCCTGCCGACCATCTGCTGGAGATCGGCTGCGGGTGGGGCAGCCTGGCAATCCACGCCGCCACCCGATATGGCTGCAAGGTCACCACCACCACGCTTTCCGAGGCGCAGTACAGCCATACCCTGCAACGCGTTCAGGCCCTGGGGCTGGAGCAGCGCGTGAAAGTGCTTCGCGAAGACTACCGCGATCTTCAAGGCACCTTCGACAAACTGGTCTCGATCGAGATGATCGAGGCTGTCGGCCACCGTTACCTGCCGGTGTATTTCCGACAGTGCGCCTCGCTACTCAAGCCAGACGGCCTGATGCTGTTGCAGGCGATCACCATCCGCGATCAGCGCTATGCACAGGCGCGGCGGTCGGTCGATTTCATCCAGCGCTACATCTTCCCCGGTGGCGCCCTGCCTTCGTTGAGCGTGTTGCTGGAAACTGCCAGCCGGCACACCGCACTCAACCTCTTGCACATGGAAGATTTCGGCCAGGACTATGCCCGCACCCTGCGACACTGGCGAGAAAACCTGCGCCAGGCACGCGCTGCGTTGACGGACCTGGGCTATGACGACATGTTTCAGCGCCTGTGGGAATTCTACCTGTGTTACTGCCAAGGCGGTTTTGAGGAGCGCGCCATCGGTGTCGCGCATCTGCTCTGGGCAGCGCCCCAGGCACGGCGCGCGCCCTTGCCTGGCAGTGCCTGA
- a CDS encoding DUF1365 domain-containing protein, with amino-acid sequence MNSSLCVGWVSHRRLAPRPHAFRYRIGMFYLDLDEQAWLTGLSRWLWRWRLAPLSWHPADYLPARTRRGETLAQAARSLVHNATGEMPEGPVHLLTQLRCWGLSFNPVSFYFCHDRDGRLTAILLEVRNTPWRERFHYVLPVSENLASPFTVTKAFHVSPFMPLHMDYRLHFALDAEHVRIHMENWQADSKVFEADLALQRQPLDKAAVHRYVLAFPWMSLRTVAAIYWQALRLLFKRTPIHDHTPSQSDLALGHSCEDPDDVEPHPER; translated from the coding sequence GTGAACAGCAGCCTTTGCGTGGGCTGGGTCAGCCACCGGCGCCTGGCGCCGCGCCCCCACGCCTTCCGCTACAGGATCGGCATGTTCTACCTGGACCTGGACGAGCAAGCCTGGCTGACAGGCCTGTCACGTTGGCTGTGGCGCTGGCGTCTGGCGCCGCTCAGCTGGCACCCGGCAGATTACCTGCCAGCTCGGACCCGCCGCGGCGAGACGCTGGCCCAGGCTGCACGTTCGCTGGTGCACAACGCGACGGGAGAGATGCCTGAGGGGCCGGTGCACCTGCTCACGCAATTGCGTTGCTGGGGGCTGTCGTTCAACCCGGTCAGTTTCTATTTCTGCCATGACCGCGACGGACGACTGACGGCAATCCTGCTGGAGGTGCGAAACACGCCATGGCGCGAACGCTTCCATTACGTGCTGCCGGTCAGCGAAAACCTTGCCAGTCCCTTCACTGTCACCAAGGCCTTTCATGTGTCGCCTTTCATGCCACTGCACATGGACTATCGCTTGCACTTTGCCCTGGACGCAGAGCATGTGCGCATCCACATGGAGAACTGGCAAGCCGATAGCAAGGTGTTCGAGGCCGACCTGGCCCTGCAGCGCCAGCCGCTGGATAAAGCCGCCGTGCACCGATACGTACTGGCCTTCCCCTGGATGAGCCTGCGCACCGTCGCGGCCATCTACTGGCAGGCACTGCGCCTGTTGTTCAAACGCACGCCCATCCATGACCACACGCCCAGCCAGAGTGACCTGGCGCTCGGCCATTCCTGCGAGGACCCTGATGATGTCGAACCCCACCCTGAGCGTTAG
- a CDS encoding NAD(P)/FAD-dependent oxidoreductase: MRIAVIGSGIAGLSCAHLLSRRHEVTVFEAEQWIGGHTHTLDVIWQGERHAIDTGFIVFNDWTYPHFIRLLEHLKVASRPTEMSFSVHDPATGLEYNGHDLNTLFAQRRNLVSPGFWGMLRDILRFNRQALADLDNQRIDANATLGAYLQVQRYGQRFIDHYIVPMGSAIWSMSRADMLGFPLAFFVRFCRNHGLLSVNQRPQWRVIEGGSRSYVGPLCRPFAGRIRLDCKVYRVSRDEGGVTLMSAAGTERYDNVVFACHSDQALALLEAPSVQEREVLGAIGYASNDVVLHTDTRLLPRRKRAWASWNYRLGGPQQAPAALTYNMNILQGIQAPTTFCVSLNQTALVDPAQIIARFQYDHPQYSLAACAAQARQEQLQGYRHSYFCGAYWGNGFHEDGVVSALKVAAHFGEHL, encoded by the coding sequence ATGCGTATAGCAGTAATCGGCAGCGGCATCGCAGGGCTATCCTGCGCTCATCTGCTGTCACGCAGGCATGAGGTTACGGTTTTCGAAGCCGAGCAATGGATCGGGGGCCACACGCATACCCTCGACGTGATCTGGCAGGGTGAACGCCATGCAATAGATACCGGCTTCATCGTATTCAATGACTGGACCTATCCGCACTTCATACGCTTGCTCGAGCACCTGAAAGTCGCCTCGCGGCCGACCGAAATGAGTTTCTCCGTGCATGATCCGGCCACCGGCCTGGAATACAACGGGCACGACCTGAACACCCTGTTTGCCCAACGCCGCAACCTGGTGTCCCCGGGGTTCTGGGGGATGCTAAGGGACATTCTGCGTTTCAACCGTCAGGCGCTCGCCGACCTGGATAACCAGCGTATCGATGCCAACGCTACCCTGGGCGCCTACCTCCAGGTGCAGCGGTATGGGCAGCGCTTCATCGATCATTACATCGTACCGATGGGCTCGGCGATATGGTCGATGTCCCGCGCGGACATGCTCGGCTTCCCACTTGCGTTCTTTGTGCGGTTCTGTCGCAACCACGGCTTGTTGTCGGTCAACCAACGCCCACAGTGGCGCGTGATCGAAGGGGGCTCGCGCAGCTATGTCGGTCCGCTGTGCCGACCGTTTGCCGGGCGCATCCGCCTCGACTGCAAGGTTTACCGGGTCAGCCGCGACGAAGGTGGCGTCACCCTGATGAGCGCTGCCGGTACCGAACGTTACGACAATGTGGTGTTTGCCTGCCACAGCGACCAGGCCCTGGCGCTGCTGGAAGCGCCGAGCGTGCAGGAGCGGGAAGTGCTCGGCGCCATCGGCTATGCCAGCAACGATGTGGTGCTGCACACCGATACCCGTCTGCTACCCCGCCGCAAACGCGCCTGGGCCAGCTGGAACTACCGGCTCGGCGGGCCACAGCAGGCGCCTGCCGCGCTGACTTACAACATGAACATTCTGCAAGGCATCCAGGCACCGACGACGTTCTGCGTGAGCCTCAACCAGACCGCGCTGGTGGATCCGGCGCAGATCATTGCCCGCTTCCAGTACGACCATCCGCAATACAGCCTTGCGGCGTGCGCCGCGCAGGCGCGCCAGGAACAGCTGCAGGGCTATCGCCACAGCTACTTCTGCGGCGCCTACTGGGGCAACGGCTTTCACGAGGATGGCGTGGTCAGTGCGTTGAAGGTAGCCGCGCATTTCGGAGAGCACCTGTGA
- a CDS encoding SDR family NAD(P)-dependent oxidoreductase: MSRCWLTGASSGIGAALAQCLLEQGHQVALGGRNADRLAPLAEHFPGQVLLAIGDLDDPVQVSGIATRIEQAWGALDRVILNAGTCEYLEPGHFDPALVERVVRTNFLAVSYCLAAALPLLRAGQHPHLVVMGSSVTWLALPRAGAYGASKAAVRYLVESQRIDLAREGIAVTLVSPGFVDTPLTRRNDFPMPQLWSAQRAASHIARRLPERPLEINFPLLFTLVLRLLGALPARLRLALGQHLARHEQE; the protein is encoded by the coding sequence ATGAGCCGCTGCTGGCTGACAGGCGCAAGCAGCGGTATCGGTGCCGCACTTGCACAATGCCTGCTGGAGCAAGGCCACCAGGTTGCCTTGGGCGGACGCAATGCGGATCGTCTCGCGCCGTTGGCTGAACACTTTCCCGGGCAGGTGCTGCTGGCCATCGGCGACCTCGACGACCCTGTACAGGTATCCGGGATCGCAACCCGTATCGAGCAGGCCTGGGGAGCGCTGGACCGGGTGATCCTCAATGCAGGCACCTGCGAGTACCTGGAACCGGGCCATTTCGACCCAGCCCTTGTCGAGCGCGTGGTCCGTACCAATTTCCTTGCAGTCAGCTACTGCCTGGCAGCGGCCCTGCCCTTGCTTCGCGCCGGTCAGCACCCTCACCTGGTAGTGATGGGCAGTTCGGTGACCTGGCTGGCCCTGCCCCGCGCCGGTGCCTATGGCGCGTCCAAGGCAGCCGTGCGCTACCTGGTGGAATCGCAGCGCATCGACCTGGCCCGCGAGGGCATCGCCGTCACCCTCGTCAGCCCTGGCTTTGTAGATACGCCATTGACCCGTCGCAACGATTTCCCCATGCCCCAGCTATGGTCGGCACAGCGCGCAGCCAGCCATATCGCCAGACGCCTTCCCGAGCGCCCGCTGGAAATCAACTTCCCCCTGCTTTTCACCCTGGTACTGCGACTGCTAGGCGCACTGCCCGCACGCCTGCGCCTGGCGCTAGGGCAACACCTTGCCCGTCATGAACAGGAATGA
- a CDS encoding nuclear transport factor 2 family protein, which produces MSAYLQQFAEHFTRVDGGNLGTLEKLYSDDVTFRDPLHQIQGLPALRAYFAQLYANVHDIRYAFSSADEVTPGQGYLRWTLQFRHPRLAGGEQITLQGCSYLQWHERVHFHQDYFDAAALLYEHVPVMGRAIRWLKGRVA; this is translated from the coding sequence ATGTCAGCGTATCTGCAGCAATTCGCCGAGCATTTCACCCGCGTCGACGGGGGCAACCTCGGCACCCTTGAAAAGCTGTACAGCGACGATGTCACCTTTCGCGATCCGTTGCATCAGATCCAGGGGCTGCCGGCTCTGCGGGCCTATTTCGCGCAGTTGTACGCCAACGTTCACGATATCCGCTATGCCTTTTCCAGCGCCGACGAAGTGACGCCCGGGCAAGGTTACCTGCGCTGGACCCTGCAGTTCCGCCATCCACGCCTGGCCGGTGGTGAGCAGATCACCTTGCAGGGATGCAGTTACCTGCAATGGCATGAACGGGTCCATTTCCACCAGGACTACTTCGACGCAGCAGCACTGCTCTACGAACACGTTCCGGTCATGGGCCGTGCGATTCGATGGCTCAAAGGCAGGGTCGCATGA
- a CDS encoding PAS domain S-box protein produces MINAKLLQLMVEHSNDGIVVAEQEGDDSILIYVNPAFERLTGYRAEEILYQDCRFLQGEDHDQAGLDSIREAIRGGLPCCQVLRNYRKDGSLFWNELSITPVHNEADQLTYYIGIQRDVTAQVFAEEKLRELEAEVAELRRQLGQAER; encoded by the coding sequence ATGATCAACGCGAAACTCCTGCAACTGATGGTCGAGCATTCCAACGATGGCATCGTCGTCGCAGAGCAAGAAGGCGACGACAGCATCCTCATCTACGTCAACCCCGCCTTCGAGCGCCTGACCGGCTATCGCGCCGAGGAAATCCTGTATCAGGACTGCCGTTTTCTGCAGGGCGAAGATCATGACCAGGCGGGCCTCGACAGCATCCGCGAGGCAATCCGTGGAGGCCTCCCATGCTGCCAGGTGCTACGCAATTACCGCAAGGACGGGAGCCTGTTCTGGAACGAGTTGTCCATCACGCCCGTGCACAACGAAGCGGACCAGTTGACGTACTACATCGGCATCCAGCGCGACGTTACAGCGCAGGTTTTCGCCGAAGAAAAGCTACGCGAGCTGGAGGCCGAGGTAGCTGAATTGCGCCGGCAACTGGGCCAGGCGGAGCGCTGA
- a CDS encoding MerR family transcriptional regulator: protein MTDATPADLLPMRDVVSLTGINPVTLRAWERRHGLISPQRTEGGHRLYTARDVQRIRDILHWTGNGVPISKVGDILAGQPDAPVQQHSGFDDWRVAVERATQAFDTQALEAIHGQLFTILPKASVLRQVLMPVWHGLASGIAPGQRSQWLFLDMFLRARLLLRLQMNQADAPRVLLAGTEGQAELQVLCTGLLLSGEQQRIEVLGCGQPLEEIPMLCAAMQPAALVIKVQVPVDPALARRLRSLQMQIACPLALIGEGLADSPPAWQGLPLCLLDEQRADASSTLGALLSGALDL from the coding sequence ATGACTGACGCCACCCCAGCCGATTTGTTACCCATGCGCGATGTGGTCAGCCTGACCGGCATCAATCCGGTGACCTTGCGGGCCTGGGAGCGGCGCCATGGGTTGATAAGCCCGCAGCGCACCGAGGGCGGCCATCGCCTGTACACGGCCCGGGATGTCCAGCGCATACGCGACATCTTGCACTGGACCGGCAATGGCGTGCCCATCAGCAAGGTAGGCGACATCCTCGCAGGTCAGCCAGATGCGCCGGTGCAGCAGCACTCGGGCTTCGACGACTGGCGCGTCGCCGTGGAGCGCGCCACCCAGGCATTCGATACACAAGCGTTGGAAGCCATCCACGGGCAGTTGTTCACCATCCTGCCCAAGGCCAGCGTGCTGCGCCAGGTGCTGATGCCGGTCTGGCATGGCCTGGCTTCAGGCATTGCGCCGGGCCAGCGTAGCCAATGGCTGTTTCTGGACATGTTCCTGCGCGCCCGCCTGCTGCTGCGTCTGCAGATGAACCAGGCCGATGCGCCGCGCGTGCTGCTGGCAGGCACCGAGGGGCAAGCCGAACTGCAGGTATTGTGTACCGGGCTGTTGTTGAGCGGCGAACAGCAACGCATCGAAGTACTCGGGTGCGGGCAGCCGCTGGAAGAAATCCCCATGCTATGTGCGGCGATGCAGCCTGCGGCACTGGTGATCAAGGTTCAGGTGCCGGTGGACCCTGCCTTGGCCAGGCGCCTGCGTTCGCTGCAAATGCAGATCGCTTGTCCGCTGGCCTTGATTGGCGAGGGGCTGGCCGATTCGCCACCCGCCTGGCAAGGCCTGCCGTTGTGTCTGCTGGACGAGCAACGGGCTGATGCCTCAAGCACGCTAGGCGCGTTGCTCAGTGGTGCCCTGGACCTTTGA
- a CDS encoding porin, protein MYNNKNLSPRLLAAVTVSLSTLCLSSLAQAEIMLYDKDQTTFSTDGYINAFYVNSDVDRQGEQFDRRQSRVKMGFLPNYLGFNMGKQVDDLKLGARASFWVTINDSETNGTDTAIDVRQFYGTVANPEWGEVLIGKDFGLFARSNILLDELLAGYGQVSDTLGLVDGGGVSFGNIGSGYPYPFPTSQITYRTPVMDGLRVAVGIMDPVDTNDSSPTGKAYQENPRTESEITYQFDLGGAQIYSWLNGSYQTSDNTDPAVQSVTSKGVGYGVQAKMGGLSLTGSGFQAKGINPFFTNNAGEPTLRNVDSDGYLLQGSYKVGKNRVALSYGKTKDDGNGAVGSGADYETRGVALFHDVNDNLKLVAEYNQFSIDGHETSDQNEDTDTFAVGAVLTW, encoded by the coding sequence ATGTACAACAATAAGAATCTGTCCCCACGCTTGTTGGCGGCTGTTACCGTCAGCCTCTCGACCCTTTGCCTGAGCAGCCTCGCCCAGGCCGAGATCATGCTGTACGACAAGGACCAGACGACGTTTTCCACCGACGGCTATATCAACGCCTTCTACGTCAACAGCGATGTCGACCGGCAGGGCGAGCAGTTCGATCGCCGCCAGTCACGGGTGAAAATGGGCTTTCTGCCCAATTACCTGGGCTTCAACATGGGCAAGCAGGTGGATGACCTGAAGCTCGGCGCGCGTGCCTCGTTCTGGGTGACCATCAACGACAGCGAAACCAACGGCACCGACACCGCCATCGATGTGCGCCAGTTCTACGGCACCGTGGCCAACCCCGAGTGGGGTGAGGTGCTGATTGGCAAGGACTTCGGGCTGTTCGCCCGTTCCAATATCCTGCTCGACGAACTGCTGGCCGGTTATGGCCAGGTCAGTGACACCCTGGGGCTGGTGGACGGCGGCGGGGTATCGTTCGGCAACATCGGTAGCGGTTACCCGTACCCGTTCCCCACCTCGCAGATCACCTACCGCACGCCAGTGATGGACGGCCTGCGGGTGGCGGTGGGCATCATGGACCCGGTGGACACCAACGACAGCAGCCCGACCGGCAAGGCCTATCAGGAAAACCCGCGTACCGAAAGCGAGATCACCTACCAGTTCGACCTGGGTGGGGCGCAGATCTACAGCTGGCTCAACGGCAGCTACCAGACCTCCGACAACACCGACCCGGCGGTGCAGTCGGTCACCTCCAAAGGTGTCGGCTACGGTGTGCAGGCGAAGATGGGGGGGCTGTCGCTGACCGGCTCGGGGTTCCAGGCCAAGGGCATCAACCCGTTCTTCACCAACAACGCTGGCGAGCCGACCTTGCGCAATGTCGACAGCGATGGCTACCTGCTGCAGGGCTCCTACAAGGTCGGCAAGAACCGGGTGGCGCTGTCCTATGGCAAGACCAAGGACGATGGCAACGGCGCGGTGGGCAGTGGTGCGGATTACGAGACCCGCGGCGTGGCGCTGTTCCATGACGTCAACGACAACCTCAAGCTGGTTGCCGAGTACAACCAGTTTTCCATCGACGGCCATGAAACCAGTGACCAGAACGAAGACACCGATACATTTGCGGTGGGGGCGGTGCTCACCTGGTAA